The following coding sequences lie in one Flavobacteriales bacterium genomic window:
- a CDS encoding DUF1016 domain-containing protein: MADKLEKTNFFKQAIDLLHAARQQVVKQVNLTMVQTYFEIGRMIVEEEQQGKDRAEYGKGLLKGLSESLTDEFGKGFSIRNIEQMRKFYLTYSITQTMSADSEKSIQQTVSTNFQLSWSHYLKLMRIDDENERKFYEIECAKNNWSVRELDRQYDSALYTRLVLSRDKGEVKKLSEKGLVLEKPKDVIKDPYILEFIGLPEKSTYSESDLEQGIIDKLEHFLLELGTGFTFVARQKRISFDDKHFRIDLVFYNRILKCFVLIDLKIGELKHQDIGQMQMYVNYYDREIKLDDENKTIGIVLCQNKSEAVVEYTLPENNEQIFASKYKTVLPSKEELKLLINEVR, encoded by the coding sequence ATGGCTGATAAATTAGAAAAGACCAACTTCTTTAAGCAAGCAATTGACTTGCTTCACGCTGCTAGGCAACAAGTTGTTAAGCAAGTCAACTTAACAATGGTTCAAACCTACTTTGAGATTGGACGAATGATTGTAGAGGAAGAACAACAAGGTAAAGACAGAGCTGAATACGGTAAAGGTTTGTTAAAAGGTCTCTCTGAATCATTAACAGATGAGTTCGGGAAAGGTTTTTCAATTCGAAATATTGAACAAATGAGAAAGTTTTATCTTACTTACTCAATAACGCAGACAATGTCTGCGGATTCAGAGAAATCAATTCAACAGACAGTGTCTACTAATTTTCAGTTGAGTTGGTCTCACTATTTGAAGCTAATGCGGATTGATGATGAAAACGAAAGAAAATTTTACGAAATAGAATGTGCAAAGAATAATTGGAGCGTCAGAGAACTTGACAGACAATATGATTCAGCACTATATACTAGGCTTGTTTTAAGCAGAGACAAAGGCGAAGTTAAAAAGCTTTCAGAAAAAGGATTAGTCCTAGAAAAACCAAAAGACGTAATTAAAGACCCTTATATTTTAGAATTTATAGGACTTCCTGAAAAATCTACTTATTCTGAAAGTGATTTAGAGCAAGGAATAATTGATAAACTCGAACACTTTTTACTTGAATTAGGTACTGGATTTACTTTTGTAGCAAGACAAAAGCGGATTTCATTTGACGACAAACATTTTCGCATTGATTTAGTTTTTTACAACCGAATATTAAAATGCTTTGTGTTGATTGATTTGAAAATTGGTGAGTTAAAGCACCAGGATATTGGACAAATGCAGATGTATGTAAATTACTATGATAGAGAAATTAAGTTAGATGACGAAAACAAGACTATCGGAATTGTGCTTTGCCAAAACAAAAGTGAAGCTGTTGTAGAATACACATTACCAGAAAATAACGAACAAATATTTGCTAGTAAATACAAAACAGTATTACCGAGCAAAGAAGAATTAAAACTATTAATAAATGAGGTAAGGTAG
- a CDS encoding sensor histidine kinase — MDKGKLKFDVKTGMKNIIGRDLITDDFIAIYELVKNSYDAYADYVKISFSKNEIIISDNGKGMSKDDLEKKWFAVAYSAKKDNTEDKDLKRDSHLNNLKSRRFYAGAKGVGRFSCDRLGEDLELITSKINSNITFKVNVDWREFEKDAQQSFGSVEIPFEEIESKNIFPQSKHHGTILKVKNLNSTWDKQKLQELRRSLEKLINPFSKVNSFKIEIVAEEFVELDKNSGNNLKINGVIDNSILKVLDIKTTQIDLSLKGDTITTKIIDRGTLIYHIEEPNNYISIIDDLEINLYFLNRSAKINFGKLMDIEPVNYGNIFLFKNGFRVQPYGNVGDDSWKLDSSKQQGFGRNLGTRELFGKVELTTVNNIEFKEVSSRDGGLVETKGKKFLFDIFEQKALKRLERYVTGVLWGEAFRRKKYFLNEEIADLQREGLKQDKDKDTYEDALSNIGSKIDFVNLIKTLSDDKEIKIIDYNKDLVSFVNEKLDIVQPKFIAELEKIAEKTNDKILFNQVKLTEDNFNKLAKEKEDAENREEEERKRRIEAEKQAEIEKQKREEAERKQKEEEEKRRKAELETLKKEKERAEAELAKIKAEQKAKEEKEKSKNLSDKLNIETKKNQYLNATRKTLSDDAEQLVHSIDLYVGNASTYINELITSNISDEVKNKLYSIKSNIDKAIKVSQIIIKSNFDYKFTNQRVNLPKYISEYLEDLAVSFKGLKVKTVNVTDKFVLINPIEIDIILDNLVSNSRKANAKEVIVEFKLNGNKLEIYYYDNGDGMPENLVKNSQSIFELGVRESKSKGSGIGMFDVKKRVNSLKGTIDFIGNNEKLKGACFKIVI, encoded by the coding sequence ATGGATAAGGGAAAGCTAAAATTTGATGTAAAAACAGGGATGAAAAACATCATTGGTAGAGATTTAATTACTGATGATTTTATTGCAATATATGAGCTTGTTAAAAATTCTTATGATGCGTATGCTGATTATGTAAAGATTTCCTTTAGCAAAAACGAAATTATCATTTCTGATAATGGAAAAGGGATGTCTAAAGATGATTTGGAAAAGAAATGGTTTGCAGTTGCTTATTCAGCGAAAAAAGATAATACAGAAGATAAAGATTTAAAACGGGATTCGCATTTAAATAATCTTAAGTCAAGAAGGTTTTATGCCGGAGCAAAAGGTGTTGGTCGTTTTTCTTGCGATAGATTAGGTGAAGATCTTGAATTAATAACTTCTAAAATTAATTCTAACATTACTTTTAAAGTAAATGTCGATTGGAGAGAATTTGAAAAAGATGCACAACAAAGTTTTGGTTCTGTTGAAATTCCATTTGAAGAAATTGAATCCAAGAATATTTTTCCTCAATCAAAACATCACGGTACTATCTTAAAGGTTAAAAACCTCAATTCTACTTGGGATAAGCAAAAACTTCAAGAATTGAGAAGGTCTCTTGAAAAATTAATTAATCCTTTTTCGAAGGTTAACTCATTTAAAATTGAAATTGTAGCGGAGGAATTTGTTGAACTAGATAAAAATTCAGGGAATAATTTAAAAATCAATGGTGTAATTGACAACAGTATCCTTAAGGTGCTTGACATTAAAACTACTCAAATTGATTTAAGCTTAAAAGGTGATACAATTACCACTAAAATTATTGATAGAGGAACTTTGATTTATCATATTGAAGAACCAAATAATTATATATCAATAATTGATGACCTAGAAATTAATCTTTATTTCTTAAACCGAAGTGCTAAAATCAATTTTGGAAAATTAATGGATATTGAGCCTGTGAATTATGGGAATATCTTCTTGTTTAAAAATGGATTTCGTGTACAACCATATGGAAATGTCGGTGATGATAGTTGGAAATTAGACTCAAGTAAACAGCAAGGCTTTGGAAGAAATTTAGGTACACGTGAATTATTTGGAAAAGTTGAATTAACAACAGTTAATAATATTGAGTTTAAGGAAGTTTCAAGCAGAGATGGAGGGTTAGTTGAAACAAAAGGCAAAAAATTCCTTTTTGACATATTTGAACAAAAAGCTTTAAAAAGACTTGAAAGATATGTTACAGGAGTTCTGTGGGGGGAAGCATTTAGAAGAAAAAAGTATTTCCTGAATGAAGAAATTGCTGATTTACAAAGAGAAGGATTAAAACAAGATAAAGATAAAGATACTTATGAAGATGCATTAAGTAATATTGGTAGTAAGATTGATTTTGTAAATCTAATAAAGACCTTAAGTGATGATAAAGAAATTAAAATAATCGATTATAACAAAGACTTAGTAAGTTTTGTAAATGAAAAACTTGATATAGTTCAACCCAAATTTATTGCAGAATTAGAAAAAATTGCTGAAAAAACAAATGATAAGATTCTTTTTAACCAAGTTAAATTAACTGAGGATAATTTTAACAAGTTAGCGAAGGAAAAGGAAGATGCTGAAAACCGCGAAGAAGAAGAGCGAAAGAGGCGAATTGAAGCTGAAAAACAAGCTGAAATAGAAAAACAAAAAAGAGAAGAAGCTGAAAGGAAACAAAAGGAAGAAGAAGAAAAAAGAAGAAAAGCTGAACTTGAAACCTTAAAAAAGGAAAAAGAAAGAGCTGAAGCAGAGTTAGCTAAAATTAAAGCAGAACAAAAAGCAAAGGAAGAAAAAGAAAAAAGCAAGAATTTATCTGATAAATTAAATATTGAAACTAAAAAAAATCAATACTTAAATGCTACCCGTAAAACCCTAAGTGATGATGCAGAACAGCTTGTTCACTCTATTGATTTATATGTTGGTAATGCCTCAACTTATATCAATGAATTGATTACATCAAATATTAGTGATGAGGTTAAAAACAAATTATATTCAATAAAAAGCAACATTGATAAAGCTATTAAAGTTTCTCAAATTATTATTAAGTCAAATTTCGACTACAAGTTTACTAATCAACGCGTCAACTTGCCAAAATATATTTCAGAATATTTAGAAGATTTAGCTGTATCATTTAAAGGTCTAAAAGTGAAAACCGTTAATGTTACAGATAAATTTGTTTTAATAAATCCGATTGAAATTGACATTATTTTAGATAATTTGGTTTCAAATTCAAGAAAAGCAAACGCCAAGGAAGTTATAGTAGAGTTTAAATTAAATGGCAATAAATTAGAAATCTATTACTATGATAATGGTGATGGAATGCCTGAAAATTTAGTTAAAAACTCTCAATCAATTTTTGAATTAGGTGTTCGAGAATCAAAATCAAAAGGCTCAGGTATTGGTATGTTTGATGTCAAAAAAAGAGTTAATAGTTTAAAGGGAACCATTGACTTTATTGGGAATAATGAAAAGCTCAAAGGAGCTTGTTTTAAAATTGTAATCTAA
- a CDS encoding DNA cytosine methyltransferase, which yields MIRKKTYIDLFAGCGGLSLGLYNSGFWKGKFAVEKSPDAFETLQYNLIEKKNHFDWPDWLPKQNHDINEVIKNHKDNLKSLRGKIDLVAGGPPCQGFSTAGRRIEGDSRNELIKSYIKFIRLVQPKVIFFENVKGFTQKFDKNKIKGKIYSEYVTNALEYDSPKGDFQGYNVEGKLIDFSEFGIPQKRTRFILVGIRKDIANQVKPNGFFEQIQMQKETFLIKKGIGLTNSLEDAISDLLKINEVVSPDTTSFTAGLYNPIQSKYQKLLRGRVDLKIPDSHRFAKHSDDTIRKFEFILQNAEKNKTLSNELKERFNLKKRTVIPLSGNRPTPTITTLPDDYIHYCEPRIFTVREYARIQSFNDWYEFKGKYTTGGKRRTQEVPRYSQIGNAIPPLFGEQAGLIINSVLNG from the coding sequence ATGATTAGGAAGAAAACATACATAGACCTTTTCGCAGGTTGTGGTGGACTTTCACTAGGATTGTATAATTCAGGATTTTGGAAAGGGAAATTTGCCGTTGAAAAAAGTCCAGACGCTTTTGAAACACTTCAATATAACTTGATTGAAAAGAAAAATCATTTTGATTGGCCAGATTGGTTGCCAAAACAAAATCACGACATCAACGAAGTTATTAAAAACCATAAGGACAATTTAAAATCCCTAAGGGGTAAAATTGACCTTGTTGCAGGTGGTCCACCTTGCCAGGGATTTTCAACAGCAGGACGAAGAATTGAAGGAGATTCAAGGAATGAATTAATTAAGTCTTACATCAAATTTATTAGACTAGTTCAGCCAAAGGTTATTTTTTTTGAAAATGTAAAAGGTTTTACACAGAAGTTTGATAAAAATAAAATCAAGGGAAAAATCTATTCAGAATATGTTACAAATGCACTAGAATACGATTCTCCTAAAGGCGATTTCCAAGGATATAATGTTGAGGGTAAACTAATCGATTTCTCAGAATTTGGTATTCCGCAAAAGCGTACAAGATTTATTTTGGTTGGTATTAGAAAGGATATTGCTAATCAAGTAAAACCAAACGGATTTTTTGAGCAAATCCAAATGCAAAAAGAAACTTTTTTAATTAAGAAAGGAATTGGATTGACAAATTCTTTAGAGGATGCTATTTCAGACTTGCTAAAAATTAATGAAGTTGTATCTCCCGATACAACTTCATTCACAGCAGGTCTTTACAATCCCATTCAATCAAAATATCAAAAATTACTTAGAGGTAGAGTTGATTTAAAAATCCCAGACAGCCATAGATTTGCAAAACACAGTGATGATACAATAAGAAAATTCGAGTTTATTCTCCAAAATGCAGAAAAAAATAAAACACTTTCAAACGAATTAAAAGAAAGATTTAATCTTAAAAAGAGGACGGTGATTCCATTATCAGGTAATAGACCTACTCCAACAATAACAACATTGCCAGACGACTATATTCACTATTGTGAGCCTAGGATTTTCACTGTTCGTGAGTACGCAAGAATTCAATCATTTAATGATTGGTATGAGTTTAAAGGAAAATATACTACTGGAGGTAAAAGAAGAACTCAAGAAGTTCCAAGATATTCGCAAATTGGAAATGCAATCCCCCCACTTTTTGGCGAGCAGGCTGGGTTAATAATAAACTCTGTGTTAAATGGATAA
- a CDS encoding helix-turn-helix transcriptional regulator, which translates to MTKIEINRIKVALAETRRKNKWLAEQLGKDESTISQWCSNARQPSLENLHKIAIALEIDIRELLNPSKINND; encoded by the coding sequence TTGACAAAGATTGAAATAAATAGAATCAAAGTTGCTCTAGCCGAGACTAGAAGAAAAAACAAGTGGTTAGCTGAACAACTTGGGAAAGATGAATCAACTATATCTCAATGGTGCTCAAATGCAAGGCAACCATCATTAGAGAACTTGCACAAAATTGCCATTGCACTTGAAATTGATATTAGAGAACTTTTAAATCCATCAAAAATTAACAATGATTAG
- a CDS encoding TetR/AcrR family transcriptional regulator, with translation METKEQLLLAITELFMRYGIKSLTMDDISRHLGISKKTLYQFVSDKKDLVKQCVELTVTAEQCMLCEFATEKGNAIDELFLVNKRISEKLQNVQPAVMFDLQKYYPEAWKLMENHKHCFIYDMMVKNINDGVAQGLYRDNVNAEIVARIYVGMIDKMFDTEFFPNNTFSFEILHREIARYHIRGIASEKGREYLKAKIKNENLNY, from the coding sequence ATGGAAACAAAAGAACAACTTTTACTTGCAATAACAGAGCTCTTTATGAGGTATGGCATTAAGAGTTTAACCATGGACGATATTTCTCGTCATTTAGGTATTTCCAAAAAAACCTTGTACCAATTTGTATCCGATAAAAAAGATTTGGTTAAACAATGTGTAGAATTAACGGTTACTGCCGAGCAATGTATGCTTTGCGAATTTGCTACTGAAAAAGGAAATGCTATCGACGAATTATTTTTGGTAAACAAAAGAATTAGTGAGAAGCTGCAAAATGTTCAGCCTGCTGTAATGTTCGATTTGCAAAAATATTACCCTGAAGCATGGAAATTAATGGAAAATCACAAACATTGTTTTATTTACGATATGATGGTAAAAAACATCAACGATGGCGTAGCACAAGGATTATATAGAGACAATGTAAATGCCGAAATTGTGGCGAGAATTTATGTGGGGATGATTGACAAAATGTTCGATACCGAATTTTTTCCAAACAACACTTTTTCATTCGAAATTTTACACCGCGAAATTGCCAGGTACCACATTAGAGGTATTGCCAGCGAAAAAGGCAGAGAGTATTTAAAAGCAAAAATTAAAAACGAAAATTTAAATTATTGA
- a CDS encoding TolC family protein encodes MKFILLLSTITISVFTTVAQTESSFTLKQAQEYALKYNYQRVSAEKDVLIAKKKVMETTGIGLPQVTAEAQFQNFLALPVSLVPASAFNPLAPKDEFAELKFGTDYNTTAKITATQLLFDGSYIVGLQASRTYKSLTEKSLEKTELTVREEVAQAYYLCLVADENVKILSEIVTSTEKLYEETQRIYQEGFMEEQNVDQLRLTLNNINNSLTESKRQKEIALNLLKFQMGMELVTTITLTDNIDVLLVAVNPADALAKEFKAENHIENQIIKVNEDLMKLNLRKEKYAFAPQVAAFFNHQQQNMSNKFEVFSGGTWYPSTLWGLSIKLPIISGGMRLAKVGQARLDYEKAKNTSKQVEQSLLLKAQQAKSNYTSSYSIYLNQKDGLQIAEKINNNSMKKYTEGIISSMELTQSQTQYLETEAKYIKSLLDLLNASSQLNIALGKNQ; translated from the coding sequence ATGAAGTTTATTCTATTATTATCAACCATCACTATTTCGGTGTTTACTACAGTAGCACAAACCGAGAGCAGTTTTACTTTAAAACAAGCTCAAGAGTATGCGCTTAAGTACAATTATCAGCGAGTAAGTGCCGAAAAAGATGTGTTGATAGCCAAAAAGAAAGTGATGGAAACCACTGGTATAGGTTTGCCACAAGTAACTGCCGAAGCACAATTTCAAAACTTTTTGGCTTTGCCTGTGAGTTTAGTTCCAGCATCAGCATTTAATCCTTTAGCACCTAAAGATGAATTTGCCGAATTAAAGTTTGGAACAGATTATAACACCACGGCTAAAATTACAGCAACTCAGTTGTTGTTTGATGGTTCTTACATTGTAGGGTTGCAAGCATCGCGTACCTACAAAAGCTTAACAGAAAAAAGCTTAGAAAAAACCGAGTTAACGGTTCGTGAAGAAGTGGCTCAAGCGTATTATTTATGTTTGGTTGCCGACGAAAATGTAAAAATTTTAAGTGAAATAGTTACATCAACTGAAAAACTGTACGAAGAAACTCAACGCATTTATCAAGAAGGGTTTATGGAAGAACAAAATGTGGACCAATTGAGGTTAACCTTGAACAACATTAACAATTCGTTAACCGAATCAAAACGTCAAAAAGAAATTGCCTTGAATTTGCTAAAGTTCCAAATGGGAATGGAGTTGGTAACAACCATTACTTTAACCGATAATATCGATGTGTTGTTAGTAGCGGTTAATCCAGCTGATGCGCTAGCCAAAGAGTTTAAAGCAGAGAATCACATTGAAAATCAAATTATTAAGGTAAATGAGGATTTGATGAAACTGAATTTACGAAAAGAGAAATATGCTTTTGCTCCCCAAGTTGCTGCTTTTTTTAATCATCAACAACAAAACATGAGCAATAAATTTGAGGTGTTTAGTGGAGGTACTTGGTATCCATCAACATTGTGGGGATTATCAATAAAATTACCAATCATTTCGGGTGGTATGCGTTTGGCTAAGGTTGGACAAGCTCGTTTGGATTATGAAAAAGCGAAGAATACCTCAAAACAAGTAGAGCAAAGCTTGTTGTTAAAAGCTCAACAAGCAAAATCAAATTACACCTCGTCGTACAGCATTTATTTAAACCAAAAAGACGGATTACAAATTGCTGAAAAAATTAACAACAACTCGATGAAAAAATACACGGAGGGAATAATCTCTAGCATGGAATTAACACAATCGCAAACACAATATTTAGAAACCGAAGCAAAATACATCAAGTCATTACTCGACTTGTTAAATGCTTCATCTCAATTAAATATCGCTTTAGGAAAAAATCAATAA
- a CDS encoding efflux RND transporter periplasmic adaptor subunit — protein MKQSIILLGIALLAFSCGNNNENDSLSALKEKKDSLKTVYDEIAAQIAIIDQQIKAADTNLRLPLVTLSNVEVKTFNHFVDVQGAVETGGNALLYPEAPGVITAILVKEGSRVNKGDVILKIDADVILSTLNEVETQLELAKQIFEKQERLWKEKIGSEVQYLQAKTNKESLEQKLKTVKQQANMYVVKSPITGVVDEILPKVGESANPGMPVARVINYNETYIKADVSENYISILKEGTPVQVNFPTIKKVIESKLSRVSDFISPTNRSFKIYIDLSDVKAELKPNLLADISIRDFSKDSAIVVPSSIIQQDRTGNNYVYVLEGNSTKQVVKKMIVKPGLSYQGQTLVVDGLNGTEKYIDKGSRSVQDGDQVEVVK, from the coding sequence ATGAAACAATCAATTATACTATTAGGAATTGCTTTACTAGCTTTTTCGTGCGGAAACAACAACGAGAACGATAGTTTATCAGCTTTAAAAGAAAAGAAAGATTCGTTAAAAACCGTTTACGACGAAATTGCGGCTCAAATAGCTATTATCGACCAACAAATTAAAGCTGCCGACACCAATTTAAGATTACCTTTGGTTACGTTGAGCAATGTTGAAGTAAAAACTTTCAACCATTTTGTAGATGTACAAGGTGCCGTAGAAACAGGTGGTAACGCTTTACTTTATCCTGAAGCACCAGGAGTAATTACTGCTATTTTAGTTAAAGAAGGCTCGCGAGTTAACAAAGGAGATGTCATCTTAAAAATTGACGCAGATGTTATATTATCTACATTAAATGAGGTTGAAACTCAATTGGAATTAGCTAAACAGATTTTTGAAAAGCAGGAACGACTTTGGAAAGAAAAAATTGGTTCGGAGGTTCAATATCTTCAGGCAAAAACCAATAAAGAATCGTTGGAGCAAAAATTGAAAACGGTAAAACAACAAGCTAACATGTATGTGGTAAAATCGCCAATAACTGGTGTGGTTGATGAGATTTTGCCAAAAGTAGGTGAGTCGGCTAATCCAGGTATGCCCGTTGCAAGAGTTATCAACTATAACGAGACCTATATTAAAGCCGATGTTTCTGAAAATTACATCAGTATTTTAAAAGAAGGGACTCCAGTTCAAGTTAATTTCCCAACCATAAAAAAAGTGATAGAAAGTAAATTGTCAAGGGTTTCTGATTTTATCAGTCCAACCAATCGTTCGTTTAAAATTTACATTGATTTATCGGATGTAAAAGCAGAATTGAAACCAAATTTATTGGCTGATATTAGCATTCGTGATTTTTCAAAAGATTCGGCAATTGTGGTGCCTTCAAGTATTATTCAGCAAGACAGAACGGGTAACAATTATGTTTATGTGTTAGAAGGAAATTCAACCAAACAAGTGGTTAAAAAAATGATTGTTAAACCAGGTTTGTCTTATCAAGGTCAAACGCTTGTTGTTGATGGGTTAAACGGAACAGAAAAATACATCGATAAAGGTTCTAGAAGTGTTCAAGATGGAGATCAAGTTGAAGTTGTAAAATAA